One Ammoniphilus sp. CFH 90114 genomic region harbors:
- a CDS encoding YqaE/Pmp3 family membrane protein yields MMYLIALVLPPVAVLLCGKPFQAILNLVLTLFFWFPGAIHAVFVVHEKKADKRAKMIVDSHKRYR; encoded by the coding sequence ATGATGTATCTCATTGCTCTTGTTCTTCCTCCGGTAGCTGTATTACTATGTGGAAAACCATTTCAGGCCATATTAAATTTGGTCTTGACGCTGTTTTTTTGGTTTCCAGGAGCCATACATGCAGTCTTCGTTGTACACGAAAAGAAAGCAGATAAACGAGCGAAAATGATTGTGGATAGTCATAAGCGATACCGATGA
- a CDS encoding HAMP domain-containing sensor histidine kinase: MLDQHATFHYLRRKIFLLLAALTLFVIGVILSTLLGPEHIRLLDAVWMVEVTRMANPLLISSIFAVVFNTAQSLPHYLGLFLFCEVISTSIKRRWLAVVVPLLFLLITHSLLFLYFPNDFYYSGSAVLLILGIIAVNQIGRELPGIGWKILILFQYLLAIEWLDMVKWLTSFGFGTRRISLRIKQLAEAYGVDSGLSLFSLLLFFVLLLSAGITCLLIRMMKHTEQEKLRVQQVKLKMAQARSGQEVLFLVHDLKTPLTSIRGLNSLVQLRAPDKKVETYSEKIEQSIAHMNSMISEILFEEKRTLVSVHEIIDTVRSTRSGGSLGSFDVDVKGEMPLLYVNKTRIVRTLINLLNNSFESTVDVPNRKVGLLVERSRNEVHFSIFDNGKGISQEHIKKIWDLGFSTKDSAGAGLAFVRQVIEGHQGKLTVRSTEGETVVTVILPKGEAHDENTHCG; the protein is encoded by the coding sequence GTGCTAGATCAACATGCAACATTTCATTATCTACGCCGCAAGATCTTTTTACTTCTTGCTGCCTTAACGCTGTTTGTCATTGGTGTTATACTCTCCACTCTACTTGGACCTGAACATATCCGTTTACTAGATGCTGTCTGGATGGTAGAGGTTACGCGAATGGCCAACCCTCTGCTCATCTCCTCTATCTTTGCTGTGGTTTTCAATACCGCTCAGTCATTACCCCATTATTTGGGTTTGTTTTTGTTCTGTGAAGTCATCTCAACCTCGATCAAGCGTCGTTGGCTGGCTGTTGTTGTCCCCTTACTCTTCCTATTGATTACTCATAGTCTGTTATTTCTATACTTCCCTAATGACTTTTATTATAGCGGTTCAGCTGTGCTGCTCATTCTGGGAATTATAGCTGTTAATCAAATAGGTAGAGAGTTGCCTGGTATTGGGTGGAAGATTCTTATTTTATTTCAATATCTACTAGCTATTGAATGGTTAGATATGGTGAAATGGCTGACAAGCTTTGGGTTTGGTACCCGTCGGATCTCCCTTAGAATTAAACAGTTAGCTGAAGCTTATGGAGTAGACTCGGGACTAAGCCTCTTCTCACTCTTGCTGTTTTTTGTTCTCCTCTTGTCTGCAGGGATTACCTGTCTTCTCATTCGCATGATGAAGCATACAGAACAAGAGAAACTAAGGGTCCAACAGGTTAAGTTAAAGATGGCTCAAGCTCGTTCAGGTCAAGAGGTTCTTTTCCTTGTTCATGATCTTAAAACCCCTCTCACCTCTATTAGAGGGCTTAACTCTCTTGTTCAGTTGAGGGCCCCGGACAAAAAGGTCGAAACCTATTCCGAGAAGATCGAACAGTCAATCGCTCATATGAACAGTATGATTTCAGAGATTCTATTTGAAGAGAAGAGAACACTCGTCAGTGTACACGAAATCATTGATACGGTTCGTTCTACCCGATCCGGAGGATCACTAGGCTCTTTTGATGTCGATGTAAAAGGGGAGATGCCTCTCCTCTACGTCAACAAAACTCGAATCGTTCGCACCCTTATTAATTTACTAAATAACTCTTTTGAATCGACAGTAGATGTTCCTAATAGGAAAGTCGGGCTGCTTGTGGAGCGCTCAAGGAATGAAGTTCATTTTTCCATTTTTGATAATGGAAAAGGAATCTCTCAAGAACATATCAAAAAAATCTGGGATCTAGGCTTCTCTACCAAGGATTCAGCCGGTGCGGGCCTCGCTTTCGTAAGACAGGTCATTGAAGGCCACCAAGGAAAACTTACGGTTCGAAGTACAGAAGGGGAAACGGTGGTTACCGTCATCCTACCTAAGGGGGAAGCTCATGACGAAAATACTCATTGTGGATGA
- a CDS encoding response regulator, with translation MTKILIVDDDPMIRYTLQEICEFAGFDSLALENGKEACERFNEDEFEVVLVDYYMPEMDGLETVRALREMSEQVPILVLTVDEREETVQGFFEAGATDFSLKPVRAPDLISRLNLHLELSSMKRHQQNKRREVWVTKGISENTMNLIVQFLKEQTQPVTIEEITEGVGLAYPTVHRYIAQLMDEEAVEVIPHYRKVGRPKNQYLWKTAKS, from the coding sequence ATGACGAAAATACTCATTGTGGATGATGATCCAATGATTCGCTATACCTTACAAGAAATATGTGAGTTTGCGGGCTTCGACTCCCTAGCTTTAGAAAATGGAAAAGAGGCTTGTGAACGGTTTAATGAAGACGAATTCGAAGTGGTTTTAGTAGACTACTATATGCCGGAGATGGATGGTCTTGAGACTGTAAGAGCCTTGAGAGAGATGAGCGAGCAGGTACCGATTCTTGTCTTGACCGTCGATGAACGCGAAGAAACCGTTCAAGGTTTCTTTGAAGCAGGCGCCACCGACTTTTCGCTAAAACCGGTTCGAGCCCCTGATTTGATTTCACGTTTGAACCTGCATCTTGAGCTTTCCTCCATGAAGCGCCACCAACAGAATAAGCGTCGCGAGGTATGGGTTACCAAGGGAATTAGCGAAAATACGATGAACCTGATCGTCCAGTTTCTCAAGGAACAAACTCAGCCCGTAACGATTGAGGAAATTACAGAAGGGGTTGGTTTAGCCTATCCGACCGTCCATCGCTACATCGCCCAATTAATGGACGAAGAAGCCGTGGAAGTAATTCCTCATTATCGTAAGGTGGGGCGACCTAAAAATCAATATTTGTGGAAAACAGCAAAAAGCTAA
- a CDS encoding amidohydrolase, which translates to MAVTIFINGKIYTQDPNLPLVEAVVVRDERIIDLGSTKDMLLQWGSPNAVTIDLLNHPVTPGLIDSHLHISSIGLKLLHLDLSGFGSKAELLASVRQKAEQTPLDEWVIGRGWDENLFKDGSGLPTIEELDAASLGRPLFLTRVCGHAFLVNHRALEISHYHPGIEVPSGGEIVVDSQTGKPTGLFLETASQLIRKYIPETSYDQLKQAVKQAMELSLELGLTSVHTEDLRYLGGFEQTYRIYDELIHQEGVGLRTNLLIYYPYLKALKEAGMYTGYGSPYLQIGALKIFADGALGRRTAYMSVPYQDDPNMVGYPVHDPEALTEIIRGAREHQMPIAVHVIGDKALEITLDGLDQFAPVAYRDRLIHTSVIRPDLLERLKHPSRMADLQPRFVPGDFPWLYDRLGEERAHYSYVWKTMMEAGIICAGGSDAPVEPLDPLLGLHAAVTRKAPGEDHPGWNPSEKLTIEEAVTLFTVGGAYATNEETVKGTITRGKWADMTVYSKDIFTSHPDELLSTKVVMTIVGGKVRYER; encoded by the coding sequence GTGGCTGTAACCATTTTTATAAACGGAAAAATTTATACGCAAGATCCGAATCTTCCTTTAGTCGAAGCTGTAGTTGTGAGGGATGAGCGCATTATTGACCTTGGCAGTACAAAGGACATGCTGCTTCAGTGGGGAAGTCCTAATGCCGTAACCATCGACTTGCTTAATCACCCGGTTACGCCCGGTTTGATTGATAGTCACTTGCATATTTCTAGTATTGGCTTGAAGCTGCTTCACTTGGACCTGTCCGGGTTTGGGTCAAAAGCTGAACTGTTGGCTTCCGTTAGACAAAAGGCTGAACAAACTCCTCTTGATGAGTGGGTGATAGGCAGGGGCTGGGATGAGAATCTTTTTAAGGATGGAAGTGGTTTGCCAACCATAGAAGAATTAGATGCCGCTTCCTTGGGACGTCCTCTTTTCTTGACACGCGTTTGTGGTCATGCTTTTCTAGTAAACCATAGGGCTTTAGAGATCAGTCATTATCATCCAGGCATAGAGGTGCCTTCCGGTGGAGAGATTGTGGTGGACTCGCAAACAGGTAAACCGACGGGCTTGTTTTTAGAGACGGCGTCACAATTAATTAGAAAATACATCCCAGAAACAAGTTATGACCAATTAAAGCAGGCTGTTAAACAAGCCATGGAGCTGTCCTTAGAGCTAGGATTAACTAGTGTGCATACAGAGGATCTACGTTACTTAGGTGGTTTTGAGCAGACTTACCGAATATATGATGAGCTTATTCATCAAGAGGGAGTCGGATTAAGGACGAATCTCCTTATCTATTATCCTTACTTGAAAGCATTGAAGGAAGCAGGAATGTACACAGGGTATGGAAGCCCCTATTTACAGATAGGTGCGCTAAAGATTTTTGCGGATGGTGCACTAGGGCGAAGAACCGCTTATATGTCTGTTCCATATCAAGATGACCCCAACATGGTAGGTTATCCTGTCCATGATCCTGAGGCTTTAACCGAAATTATTCGTGGGGCGAGGGAGCACCAAATGCCGATTGCTGTCCATGTCATTGGTGATAAGGCATTAGAAATAACACTTGATGGACTCGATCAGTTCGCGCCTGTTGCGTATCGTGATCGACTGATTCATACTTCCGTAATACGACCCGATTTGTTGGAGCGATTAAAGCACCCAAGCCGAATGGCTGACCTTCAACCTCGTTTTGTACCAGGGGATTTCCCATGGCTATATGATCGTTTGGGAGAAGAAAGGGCTCATTATTCTTATGTGTGGAAGACGATGATGGAAGCTGGGATCATCTGTGCAGGAGGATCGGATGCTCCTGTCGAGCCGCTAGACCCTCTACTAGGCCTTCACGCAGCGGTGACCCGTAAGGCCCCAGGTGAAGACCATCCAGGCTGGAACCCGAGCGAGAAGTTAACGATTGAGGAGGCTGTGACACTGTTTACGGTGGGTGGTGCTTACGCTACCAATGAGGAGACGGTGAAAGGAACGATCACAAGAGGGAAGTGGGCGGATATGACGGTGTATTCGAAGGACATCTTTACGTCCCACCCTGATGAGCTGCTTTCTACGAAAGTCGTGATGACGATTGTAGGTGGTAAGGTTAGGTATGAGAGGTAG
- a CDS encoding ABC transporter ATP-binding protein translates to MQSSTLLEVNHLKKYFELRGGLLNKVTGYVKAVDDVSFHVKRGETLGIVGESGCGKSTAGRTILRLLEPTEGQILFEGKDLRLLSREEMRRMRKEIQMVFQDPFASLNPRLKIKDIIAEPLLAHHLATKENVEEKVYQILQVCGLRPEQAERYPHEFSGGQRQRIGIARSLVLRPKLIIADEPVSALDVSIQSQILNLLQDLQEQFELTYIFISHDLSVVRHISNRVGVMYLGRMVEMGPTENMYSEPLHPYTQALLSAVPVANPLEKKERIILSGDVPSPANPPAGCAFAPRCPKVLEVCKSVRPELEYVSEDYQVACHLYK, encoded by the coding sequence ATGCAGAGCTCCACGCTACTGGAAGTTAATCATTTAAAAAAGTATTTTGAACTTCGCGGGGGCCTATTGAATAAGGTGACGGGTTATGTCAAGGCCGTCGATGATGTCTCCTTTCATGTGAAGCGCGGGGAAACGCTGGGAATCGTAGGGGAATCAGGATGCGGGAAGTCAACGGCAGGGCGCACCATTCTTCGCCTCTTGGAGCCAACAGAAGGACAAATCCTGTTTGAAGGCAAGGACCTCAGGTTGCTTTCTAGGGAAGAAATGAGGCGGATGCGCAAGGAAATACAAATGGTTTTTCAAGACCCATTTGCTTCCTTGAATCCTCGTTTGAAAATAAAGGATATTATCGCAGAACCGCTACTGGCGCATCATCTTGCAACGAAGGAGAATGTGGAAGAAAAGGTCTACCAAATCTTGCAGGTTTGCGGATTGCGCCCAGAGCAAGCGGAGCGATATCCTCATGAATTCTCCGGAGGTCAGCGTCAACGGATTGGGATTGCCCGTTCACTCGTCTTGCGGCCTAAGCTGATTATCGCTGATGAGCCGGTATCCGCGCTTGATGTTTCCATTCAGTCGCAAATTTTGAATTTACTCCAGGATCTGCAAGAGCAATTTGAATTGACCTATATCTTTATTTCTCATGATCTCTCCGTCGTCCGACATATTAGCAACCGCGTAGGCGTCATGTATTTGGGTCGTATGGTGGAAATGGGACCGACTGAAAACATGTATTCAGAACCGCTTCATCCTTATACGCAAGCTTTATTATCGGCTGTGCCGGTAGCCAATCCGTTGGAAAAGAAGGAGCGAATCATCTTGAGTGGGGATGTGCCATCACCAGCCAACCCTCCCGCTGGATGTGCCTTTGCTCCTCGCTGTCCAAAAGTGCTGGAAGTATGCAAGAGTGTAAGACCTGAATTAGAGTATGTGAGTGAGGACTATCAAGTAGCCTGTCATCTTTATAAATAA
- a CDS encoding ABC transporter ATP-binding protein — MKKLLEVNDLKISFRTEESSVTAVSGISFHLREGETLGLVGESGCGKSITSLSIMRLLPGEPTCTVEGDIAFDQKNVLKMSDKEIRNLRGNEISMIFQEPMTSLNPVFTIGRQLAEAVLLHRKMSKKEAEALAIEMLVKVGIPRPKEIMKDYPHQLSGGMRQRIMIAMALLCQPKLVIADEPTTALDVTIQAQILDLIRRMKEETGTSILLITHDLGVVAEMCDRVLVMYAGQVVEETDVVSLFTRPKHPYTRGLMQSIPQLDQKKERLTPIPGQVPALTQMPQGCRFYPRCSEAVDKCKTAPPSLVYVEEGHQCRCWLYEKEGKSDAELHATGS, encoded by the coding sequence ATGAAGAAGCTGCTTGAAGTCAATGACTTGAAAATTTCCTTTCGTACAGAAGAAAGTTCAGTTACAGCGGTGTCCGGCATTTCTTTTCATCTGCGTGAAGGAGAAACTCTAGGACTAGTGGGAGAATCAGGATGTGGAAAATCGATTACCTCCCTTTCTATCATGCGTCTTCTGCCAGGCGAGCCAACATGTACTGTAGAAGGCGATATTGCCTTTGATCAGAAGAATGTACTGAAAATGTCCGATAAAGAAATTCGTAATCTGCGCGGAAATGAAATATCGATGATATTTCAGGAGCCTATGACCTCTTTGAATCCCGTTTTTACGATTGGCAGACAGCTGGCGGAAGCGGTTTTATTACATCGAAAGATGAGCAAGAAAGAAGCTGAGGCTCTTGCTATAGAGATGTTAGTGAAAGTGGGCATTCCAAGGCCGAAGGAGATCATGAAAGATTATCCGCATCAACTCTCCGGTGGGATGAGACAGCGGATTATGATTGCAATGGCCTTATTATGCCAGCCGAAGCTTGTGATTGCGGATGAACCTACAACCGCGCTCGACGTGACCATACAAGCTCAAATTCTGGATCTGATTCGCAGAATGAAGGAAGAAACGGGGACATCGATTCTCTTGATCACGCACGACCTAGGCGTAGTGGCCGAAATGTGTGATCGAGTTCTTGTGATGTATGCCGGGCAGGTGGTGGAAGAAACGGATGTGGTCAGCTTATTTACTCGTCCTAAACATCCTTATACACGAGGATTGATGCAGTCGATCCCTCAACTAGATCAAAAGAAGGAGAGATTGACTCCGATCCCTGGTCAAGTTCCAGCCCTTACGCAGATGCCTCAAGGCTGTCGTTTCTATCCACGCTGCTCGGAGGCCGTCGACAAGTGCAAGACGGCTCCACCAAGCCTCGTGTATGTAGAAGAAGGCCATCAGTGCCGTTGTTGGTTGTATGAGAAGGAGGGAAAATCCGATGCAGAGCTCCACGCTACTGGAAGTTAA
- a CDS encoding ABC transporter permease subunit, translated as MRRFMRRFSKQRIGMISLFIVLSLMILAVVGPFIAPYDPTEPDYDKILLSPTVEHWAGTDEFGRDVFSRLLHGIRISMAVGLLSVLGGAVIGTFFGLSAGYYGGWYDSMVMRACDVLFAFPGILLAIAIIALLGPGMTNVIIAVGIFTIPIFTRIVRGNTLSLKNMTYIEAARAMGIRDRSIIWKHIFPGTLSIVMVYFTMRIGTAILIAASLSFLGMGAQPPTPEWGTMLSAGRQYMTTSPHIAIFPGLAILITCLAFNLLGDAVRDALDTRIKD; from the coding sequence ATGCGTCGCTTCATGAGGAGGTTTTCTAAGCAACGTATTGGCATGATCTCGTTGTTCATTGTTCTATCATTGATGATCCTTGCTGTCGTTGGGCCATTCATTGCCCCTTATGATCCGACAGAGCCTGATTACGATAAAATTTTATTATCCCCTACGGTAGAGCATTGGGCAGGGACGGATGAGTTTGGCCGAGACGTATTTAGCCGTCTGCTCCATGGGATTCGAATCTCGATGGCGGTTGGGCTTTTGTCTGTATTAGGCGGAGCTGTCATTGGAACGTTCTTTGGTCTAAGTGCGGGCTATTATGGAGGATGGTATGATTCCATGGTAATGCGGGCATGCGACGTGTTGTTTGCTTTTCCAGGAATCCTGTTAGCAATTGCAATCATTGCTCTTCTTGGACCTGGGATGACGAACGTTATTATCGCGGTAGGAATCTTTACCATTCCTATTTTCACAAGGATTGTCAGAGGAAATACGTTATCTTTGAAAAATATGACATACATCGAAGCGGCACGCGCAATGGGAATTCGTGATCGCTCGATTATTTGGAAACATATCTTTCCTGGTACCTTATCTATCGTGATGGTTTACTTCACCATGCGGATTGGTACAGCAATCTTAATTGCTGCTTCTCTATCCTTTCTTGGAATGGGAGCTCAACCACCGACGCCAGAATGGGGCACCATGCTCAGCGCTGGACGACAGTATATGACGACCTCGCCTCATATTGCCATCTTCCCGGGTTTAGCCATATTAATTACATGCTTGGCCTTTAACTTGCTGGGAGATGCGGTAAGGGATGCGCTGGATACAAGAATTAAGGATTAG
- the nikB gene encoding nickel ABC transporter permease, whose product MFIYICRRLFGMIPILLIVSFITFMFLHMLPGDPARMVAGTEATYQDVENTRIKLGLDKPLYEQYWNFLTGALKGDFGDSYRTQEPIVDMIAERFWPTMKLTFYSMVWAVFAGVLIGVIGATKRGKWQDQVTMFAAVTGISIPSFWLGLMLIEVFSVRLGWFPTGGTGSFWHVVLPAITLGSGVAAVIARFTRSSLVEALREDYVRTARAKGARERLVVWSHALRNALIPVVTMTGLQFGFLLGGAVVTEAVFSWPGLGRLLIEAVQFRDYPVIQAEMLLFALQFLLINLLVDVVYAVLNPQIRLQS is encoded by the coding sequence ATGTTTATTTACATATGCAGGCGGCTCTTTGGGATGATTCCTATTTTGCTGATTGTATCCTTTATCACTTTTATGTTTTTGCATATGCTTCCTGGAGATCCTGCAAGAATGGTTGCTGGAACAGAGGCCACGTACCAAGATGTGGAGAATACGAGAATCAAGCTTGGGCTGGATAAGCCGCTTTATGAACAATACTGGAACTTTCTTACGGGTGCCTTGAAAGGGGATTTCGGTGATTCCTATCGAACACAGGAACCTATTGTAGATATGATTGCCGAACGATTCTGGCCGACGATGAAACTGACCTTTTATAGTATGGTATGGGCCGTTTTTGCCGGTGTTTTAATTGGAGTGATTGGAGCTACCAAAAGAGGGAAGTGGCAGGATCAAGTGACGATGTTTGCAGCCGTGACTGGGATTTCGATTCCCTCCTTTTGGCTAGGTCTCATGTTAATTGAAGTATTTAGCGTGAGGTTAGGATGGTTCCCTACAGGAGGAACAGGCTCCTTTTGGCATGTGGTTCTTCCTGCTATCACCTTAGGGTCTGGGGTCGCGGCGGTCATTGCCCGGTTCACCCGATCTAGTTTGGTTGAAGCGCTTCGCGAGGATTACGTTCGAACAGCAAGAGCGAAAGGGGCAAGAGAAAGGCTTGTGGTTTGGTCGCATGCTCTTCGGAATGCCTTGATCCCTGTGGTTACGATGACAGGACTACAGTTTGGGTTTCTATTAGGAGGAGCTGTAGTAACGGAAGCGGTCTTCTCTTGGCCGGGGTTGGGGAGACTGCTGATCGAAGCGGTTCAGTTCCGAGATTACCCGGTCATACAAGCCGAAATGTTGCTCTTCGCCTTACAGTTCTTACTTATTAATCTCTTGGTTGATGTGGTTTATGCCGTCTTAAACCCACAAATTCGCCTGCAAAGTTAA
- a CDS encoding glutathione ABC transporter substrate-binding protein translates to MIKNKWVKRTLACFVATSVFLVGCSKTEPVANTSTGGTETASPAKPSEFIVAQDANPTTMDPQDSQENVSYSITKTMYEGLLDFDRDMKMHPVLAESMPEMGEDAKSLTFKLKKGIKFHDGTDFNAEAVKANIDRLKNPENRLKRASLFAAVESVEVVDEYTAKVILNKPFAAIVQTFAHPSAAMISPKAIAENNKGLNRAPVGTGRYKFVEWKDAQHTIVEKFDGYWDAANAAKVDRIVFKPVPEAASRVAMLKTGEAHFVYPLPPEQTEAVKGDNNIIVEKSPSLFSRYVAFNVTKEPFDDKLVRQALNYAVDKEALVKVVMRGFASPAQSVVSPMIWGFQKQQMYDFNLEKAKQLLAEAGHPNGFETTIWVDNSTEKIKIAEFIQQQWKQIGVNANVQPMEEGTLSNQMYVEAKDSKMLSYATGWSPSTGEIDWGVRPLLTKDNFPPAGYNVGYYTNEEVEKNIALGLSSNNEQERLAAYAEAQKTIVEDAPWLFMFAVDNVLGKRANIDGAFVMPGTQLDVKGVEFK, encoded by the coding sequence ATGATAAAGAACAAGTGGGTCAAACGAACTCTGGCCTGTTTCGTTGCAACAAGTGTATTTCTAGTGGGATGTTCCAAAACGGAACCGGTTGCAAACACCTCAACAGGGGGGACAGAAACAGCTAGTCCAGCTAAACCAAGTGAGTTTATTGTTGCACAAGATGCCAATCCGACCACGATGGATCCACAGGACTCTCAGGAAAACGTCTCTTATTCTATTACTAAAACGATGTATGAAGGTCTATTAGATTTTGATAGAGATATGAAGATGCATCCAGTACTAGCAGAATCCATGCCAGAGATGGGGGAAGATGCGAAGTCACTTACATTTAAATTAAAGAAGGGCATTAAGTTCCATGATGGCACGGATTTTAATGCTGAAGCTGTGAAGGCTAATATTGATAGATTAAAAAATCCAGAAAATCGCTTGAAGCGGGCCTCTTTATTTGCTGCTGTTGAATCGGTTGAAGTGGTAGATGAATATACTGCAAAGGTCATTTTGAACAAGCCCTTCGCTGCTATTGTTCAAACCTTTGCCCATCCATCTGCTGCGATGATTTCACCAAAGGCCATCGCAGAAAATAACAAGGGACTTAATCGTGCACCCGTAGGTACAGGTCGATACAAATTTGTAGAGTGGAAAGATGCTCAACATACAATCGTTGAGAAGTTTGACGGATACTGGGACGCAGCCAACGCAGCTAAGGTAGATCGCATTGTATTCAAGCCGGTTCCAGAAGCGGCTTCAAGAGTAGCCATGCTAAAAACGGGAGAAGCTCATTTTGTTTATCCGTTGCCACCAGAGCAAACAGAAGCGGTTAAAGGGGACAACAATATCATCGTCGAGAAGTCACCGTCTTTATTTAGTAGATATGTAGCTTTTAACGTCACGAAGGAACCGTTTGATGATAAATTAGTACGCCAAGCGCTTAACTATGCTGTGGATAAAGAGGCTTTAGTAAAGGTGGTTATGAGAGGGTTTGCTTCCCCAGCTCAATCCGTTGTATCTCCTATGATATGGGGCTTCCAAAAGCAACAAATGTATGATTTCAACTTAGAAAAGGCAAAGCAATTGCTTGCCGAAGCGGGACATCCGAATGGATTTGAAACAACGATTTGGGTAGACAATTCTACCGAAAAAATTAAAATAGCAGAATTTATTCAGCAGCAATGGAAGCAAATCGGAGTCAATGCTAATGTTCAGCCGATGGAAGAAGGTACGCTATCTAACCAAATGTATGTAGAGGCGAAGGACAGTAAAATGCTTTCTTATGCAACAGGATGGTCACCTTCTACGGGTGAAATTGATTGGGGAGTGCGACCGTTGTTGACAAAGGACAATTTCCCTCCTGCTGGTTATAACGTCGGGTACTACACGAACGAAGAAGTAGAAAAGAACATTGCGCTGGGTCTATCCTCTAACAACGAACAAGAGCGTTTAGCCGCTTATGCGGAAGCTCAGAAAACGATTGTAGAAGATGCACCTTGGTTGTTCATGTTTGCGGTGGATAACGTCCTCGGAAAGAGAGCCAATATTGACGGAGCCTTCGTTATGCCAGGAACTCAGTTAGATGTTAAGGGTGTTGAATTCAAATAG
- a CDS encoding DUF6612 family protein, translating into MKRRLLALSLSTTLLAGTFIGSGSVSANSTEQDIVTRGAFIHTIVDQLQLPLQDQNAVLPQDVSTDSPYAHAIRVMKERKVIYGYGDGTVRLENSLKANEAYIIIAKILGTNPEVLKNDYGISFAHDMVTLDEAKAAIQKALVSDPTAHEWVIKSSEVMDKQDSFKANMTQDMNMVLSQGLPEAPPMNTLNMTMKMEMEFKKDQGFRIVSNSKLPQPLTTGETEMKMEQYFVKDGMYMKMLNPETNQEEWMKMGSELPFTFDQMMEMQKNSVAYNQQMNNKYVFYRDLGTEVIDGKEMQKVSLQGRFTSMQEMLSLAGNLFSGQEMPAAMMEETGLEELRMSGFMWFDLETKLPTKLSMQMDLELAEMPNQPIERMEMKMSGTYTDFNQVDSIVLPEEAKQAKVIGAAGQE; encoded by the coding sequence ATGAAAAGAAGATTACTTGCTTTATCCCTATCAACGACTCTACTAGCAGGGACATTCATAGGATCAGGAAGTGTATCGGCAAACTCTACAGAACAAGACATCGTTACTAGAGGAGCTTTCATACATACTATTGTTGATCAACTTCAATTACCTTTACAGGATCAAAATGCCGTTCTTCCTCAAGATGTGTCCACAGATTCTCCTTATGCTCATGCCATTCGTGTCATGAAGGAGCGTAAAGTCATTTATGGATACGGAGATGGAACAGTTCGATTAGAAAATTCACTAAAAGCCAATGAAGCCTATATTATTATTGCGAAAATCCTCGGAACAAACCCAGAAGTCCTAAAAAATGATTATGGCATTTCGTTTGCGCACGACATGGTTACATTAGATGAAGCGAAGGCAGCGATTCAGAAGGCTTTAGTGAGTGATCCAACAGCCCACGAATGGGTCATCAAGTCATCCGAAGTGATGGATAAACAAGACTCTTTTAAAGCGAATATGACTCAAGATATGAATATGGTTCTCAGCCAAGGACTTCCTGAAGCACCTCCGATGAACACACTCAACATGACAATGAAGATGGAGATGGAATTCAAGAAGGACCAGGGTTTCCGAATCGTCTCCAACTCCAAGCTGCCGCAGCCTCTTACTACAGGGGAAACGGAAATGAAGATGGAGCAATACTTCGTCAAGGACGGCATGTATATGAAGATGCTGAATCCTGAAACCAACCAAGAAGAATGGATGAAGATGGGCAGCGAACTCCCGTTTACTTTTGATCAAATGATGGAGATGCAAAAAAATAGCGTAGCTTACAACCAACAAATGAATAACAAATATGTCTTCTATCGTGACTTAGGAACCGAGGTTATCGATGGAAAAGAGATGCAAAAGGTATCCTTGCAAGGAAGGTTTACTTCGATGCAGGAAATGTTGAGTCTTGCTGGCAACTTGTTCTCGGGTCAAGAGATGCCAGCTGCCATGATGGAAGAAACCGGATTAGAAGAATTGAGAATGTCGGGATTCATGTGGTTTGATCTGGAGACGAAGCTTCCGACTAAGCTTTCCATGCAGATGGACCTAGAGCTTGCTGAGATGCCAAATCAACCGATAGAAAGAATGGAAATGAAAATGAGCGGCACGTATACTGACTTTAACCAGGTAGATAGTATCGTTCTGCCTGAGGAAGCTAAGCAAGCGAAGGTCATTGGAGCTGCTGGGCAAGAGTAG